The Paenibacillus uliginis N3/975 genome has a window encoding:
- a CDS encoding response regulator transcription factor encodes MNQVWRVVIVGSHPTSMLGTKLILEEEKQLSVLGMVSSSQEGIRMVGEIVPDLVLLDYRLPDTTAETVLEQMKLLSPESHVIIMTDNDGLSLLQALISRGASGLLSKQASPFQLMHMIAGLREGVTTLPLEWVKQGIWPLTASAMSEGGLPLSETETFIMERIVQGITYDKIALEIEVSRRSIDNYLRKIYVKLGVSTRAQAIEKYALYTHQGRQLYA; translated from the coding sequence ATGAATCAGGTTTGGCGAGTAGTTATTGTGGGAAGTCATCCTACGAGTATGCTGGGAACCAAATTGATTTTGGAAGAAGAGAAACAATTGAGTGTACTAGGGATGGTTTCTTCCTCTCAGGAAGGAATCAGGATGGTAGGAGAAATCGTGCCTGACCTCGTTTTGCTGGATTACCGGCTTCCGGACACAACTGCCGAAACCGTGCTGGAGCAGATGAAGCTTCTGTCACCGGAGTCTCATGTCATTATTATGACAGATAATGACGGACTTTCATTGCTTCAAGCATTAATCAGCCGAGGAGCGAGTGGACTTTTATCGAAACAGGCGTCTCCTTTCCAGCTTATGCACATGATCGCAGGTCTGCGGGAAGGTGTCACAACGTTGCCGTTGGAATGGGTTAAGCAGGGTATTTGGCCGCTGACTGCCTCGGCAATGTCTGAAGGAGGTCTTCCACTTTCCGAGACGGAAACATTTATCATGGAGCGAATCGTTCAGGGGATTACCTATGATAAAATCGCTCTTGAAATTGAAGTGAGCCGGCGTTCGATAGACAATTATCTTCGCAAAATTTATGTGAAGCTAGGTGTAAGCACAAGAGCCCAAGCTATTGAGAAGTACGCGCTATATACGCACCAAGGACGTCAATTGTATGCTTAA